GTGCGGACCATTGCCTCCTGCCCGACGAGATCGGCGAAGGTCTCGGGCCGGTATTTCCGGGCCAGCACCTGATAGGTTTTTTCGGGCGTGTCGGTCATGTGCGCCTTTGTCGGATTTGGTTTCAGGGTCGGATTCGGGGTTTGGCCGTGTTCGCCCGCCAACCTATTCCGAGGAAGGCGGCGCGTCTACTGGATTGGGGTGCGTCGTCAGATTAGCCACAGGATGACGCCGACACCGATCGCACCAAGGATGAGCATGATTGTGATGGTATTGAAATCGCGGGTCGAGCGGGCCTCGGCGTCATGTTCGGTCAGGCGCGTGTAGGTCGCGCAGGCCTTGGTTCGGGCCGACCAGAAAACGGCGATTGCGACGAGAAGAAACAGGGTCGCGACCGTTTTGGCGAGCCAAGTGGGGTCGGTTTCGCCAAACACGGCCTGCAGACCGATGGCGACGCCGATGGCGCCCATGCCCGCGCCAGCCCAGCTTGCAAATGTGCGTTCATTCGCCA
This genomic window from Rhodobacteraceae bacterium D3-12 contains:
- a CDS encoding DUF202 domain-containing protein, coding for MSASTLSHMADTSQMDSDEKSEVRTEWSEDRTIMANERTFASWAGAGMGAIGVAIGLQAVFGETDPTWLAKTVATLFLLVAIAVFWSARTKACATYTRLTEHDAEARSTRDFNTITIMLILGAIGVGVILWLI